Proteins encoded together in one Eublepharis macularius isolate TG4126 chromosome 2, MPM_Emac_v1.0, whole genome shotgun sequence window:
- the CCDC177 gene encoding coiled-coil domain-containing protein 177, with protein sequence MVDPVADPGEDPGDAAGADDAPAAAAAATSSAAAPVSQPPTPFPAAAPPAGAGEPGQAREESPMLHLDLYNFDCPEAEGSRYVLTSPRSLEACARSAVKPVELLPRSLSELVKEAPGRSMRVAAGLYEVYEMDRQRKLQQCREERERIIREEKRRLFTPLLMGSLPSSPASRIAFKSAPGDGKCSPAAGQPKAGCPPPPGTKTRKSHSLDSLQKRREGFSTKTSSDSGASSSYSGDSFKDRCPKEAPRTRTVGTTMSSLVGRSFSLSDLSHSSQTTKKVEKIVKEVKKKGLKEVPERDRKIAALMIAKRQEESILNEQRYSAHLQWDIQRKQAELRREQEEKEKQRALMQCKKMWESTLEKRRCKLTLEQEGMALLKQKQNLMGEEKRRGQVDKQEKVKRERLEKSAFEDKEKKRHQERNLKVQEESKKEALEREVQVLQEKLSLATQKKLKKEQLVQKEKKLLNQAEKRKHDVLLKELSKQEAEEKALLRSSLEGSLSKAQENYEQLIEKRNKEIREKAKREELQVQKAKLVAGRREKEQKEHLKALAKATEQKLQHAAQVAEEVVQQKARKVVQSRLEKEKVQKVNKKRVEQCEDMRRREILLSIEKKLERSEQIFREKKSILENARSVARASFHVREKVREEMNMRTFDKMAFEAELQASLIKK encoded by the coding sequence ATGGTGGATCCGGTAGCGGATCCTGGCGAGGACCCGGGGGATGCTGCAGGTGCAGACGAcgctccggcggcggcggcggcggcgacctCCTCTGCAGCCGCGCCCGTGTCTCAGCCGCCCACTCCCTTTCCGGCCGCGGCGCCTCCTGCCGGGGCTGGGGAACCGGGCCAGGCCCGCGAGGAGTCGCCGATGTTGCACCTGGATCTGTACAACTTCGACTGCCCGGAGGCCGAGGGCAGCCGCTACGTGCTCACCAGCCCCCGCTCGCTGGAAGCCTGCGCCCGCAGCGCCGTCAAGCCGGTGGAACTGCTGCCCCGGTCCCTAAGCGAGCTGGTGAAGGAGGCCCCGGGCAGGTCGATGAGGGTGGCCGCCGGCCTGTACGAAGTGTACGAGATGGACCGGCAGAGGAAGCTGCAGCAGTGcagggaggaaagggaaaggattATCCGcgaggagaagaggaggctctTCACACCGCTCCTGATGGGCAGCCTTCCTTCCTCCCCGGCTTCCAGGATCGCCTTCAAAAGCGCCCCGGGAGATGGAAAATGCAGCCCGGCAGCAGGACAGCCAAAGGCTGGCTGCCCTCCTCCCCCTGGCACCAAGACCAGGAAGAGCCACTCCCTGGATTCCTTGCAAAAGAGAAGAGAGGGCTTCTCCACCAAAACCTCCTCTGACTCTGGCGCCTCTTCCTCCTACAGCGGAGACAGCTTTAAGGACAGGTGTCCTAAGGAGGCCCCCAGGACTAGGACAGTGGGGACTACCATGAGCTCCCTGGTGGGGCGGAGTTTCAGCTTGAGTGACCTGAGCCATTCCTCgcagaccaccaagaaagtgGAGAAGATAGTCAAGGAGGTGAAGAAGAAAGGCCTCAAGGAGGTGCCAGAGAGGGACCGGAAGATTGCTGCCCTGATGATAGCCAAGCGCCAGGAAGAGAGCATCTTGAATGAGCAGCGGTACAGTGCCCACCTCCAGTGGGACATCCAGAGGAAGCAGGCAGAGCTGCGGAGGgagcaggaggagaaggagaagcagaGGGCCTTGATGCAGTGCAAGAAGATGTGGGAGTCCACACTGGAGAAACGCCGTTGCAAGCTGACCCTGGAACAAGAGGGAATGGCCTTGTTGAAGCAGAAGCAGAACTTaatgggggaggagaagaggagagggCAGGTGGACAAACAGGAGAAAGTGAAGAGAGAGCGGTTGGAGAAAAGCGCCTTCGAAGACAAGGAAAAGAAACGTCACCAAGAGCGCAACTTGAAGGTGCAGGAAGAGAGCAAGAAAGAGGCCCTGGAACGAGAGGTCCAGGTACTTCAGGAGAAGCTGTCCCTGGCTACCCAGAAGAAGCTCAAGAAGGAACAGCTAGTACAGAAGGAAAAGAAACTGCTCAACCAAGCTGAGAAGCGGAAGCATGATGTCCTCCTCAAGGAGCTGAGCAAGCAAGAGGCTGAAGAGAAGGCTCTGCTAAGATCTTCATTGGAAGGGAGTTTGAGCAAAGCTCAGGAGAACTATGAGCAGCTCATTGAGAAGAGGAACAAAGAAATAAGGGAGAAGGCCAAGCGAGAAGAGCTTCAGGTTCAAAAGGCCAAACTGGTGGCAGGAAGGCGGGAGAAGGAGCAGAAGGAGCACTTGAAGGCCTTAGCCAAAGCTACAGAGCAGAAGCTCCAGCATGCTGCTCAGGTAGCTGAAGAGGTTGTTCAGCAAAAAGCCCGCAAAGTGGTCCAAAGCCGGTTGGAAAAGGAGAAGGTACAGAAAGTCAACAAGAAGAGGGTGGAACAATGTGAAGATATGCGGCGCAGGGAAATCCTGCTGTCAATCGAAAAAAAACTAGAACGGAGTGAACAGATTTTTAGGGAGAAAAAAAGTATCTTGGAAAATGCCAGATCTGTTGCTCGGGCATCGTTCCATGTCCGGGAAAAGGTCCGTGAAGAGATGAACATGCGCACTTTTGATAAGATGGCCTTTGAAGCAGAACTGCAGGCCAGCctgattaaaaaataa